A region of Streptomyces deccanensis DNA encodes the following proteins:
- a CDS encoding response regulator, protein MIRAMIVDDDALVRLGLADLLGTDENIEVVAQAADGLQAIEQATAHHVDVALVDVRMPHMDGITAITRLRALPHPPKVITLTTFDLDEYVYNALAAGADGFLLKDTDPAEILRAVHLVATGSAMLHPTAARRLIDRYHAANPPRTTAARARLNQLTPRERDVLALLAKGGTNADIAADLAMRESTVKAHVSRILMALEVTNRVQAALLARDAGIT, encoded by the coding sequence ATGATCCGCGCCATGATCGTCGACGACGACGCCCTGGTCCGCCTGGGTCTGGCCGACCTCCTCGGCACCGACGAGAACATCGAGGTCGTCGCCCAGGCCGCCGATGGTCTGCAGGCCATCGAACAGGCCACCGCCCACCACGTCGACGTCGCGCTCGTCGACGTACGCATGCCCCACATGGACGGCATCACCGCCATCACTCGGCTCCGCGCCCTCCCCCACCCCCCGAAGGTCATCACCCTGACCACCTTCGACCTCGACGAATACGTCTACAACGCCCTCGCCGCCGGGGCCGACGGTTTCCTCCTCAAGGACACCGACCCCGCCGAAATACTGCGCGCCGTCCACCTCGTGGCCACCGGCTCCGCCATGCTCCACCCCACCGCGGCTCGCCGCCTCATCGACCGCTACCACGCCGCCAACCCACCACGAACCACCGCGGCGCGAGCACGCCTGAACCAGCTCACCCCCCGCGAACGCGACGTGCTCGCCCTCCTCGCCAAGGGCGGTACGAACGCCGACATCGCCGCCGATCTCGCGATGCGCGAAAGCACCGTCAAGGCCCACGTCAGCCGCATCCTGATGGCACTCGAAGTCACCAACCGCGTCCAAGCCGCCCTCTTGGCCCGCGACGCCGGCATCACCTGA
- a CDS encoding branched-chain amino acid transporter permease, with protein sequence MPDARYAVVAVLVTAAVTWGLRALPFAALAPLRASATVQYLSTRMPAGVMVILVVYCLHDLPVTQSRVLAPLAALTVTIGLHLWRRNALLSILAGTAVHVTLASTVFAP encoded by the coding sequence ATGCCTGACGCTCGCTATGCCGTCGTCGCCGTCCTGGTCACCGCGGCCGTCACCTGGGGCCTGCGCGCCCTGCCCTTCGCGGCTCTCGCCCCGCTGCGCGCCAGCGCGACGGTGCAGTACCTCAGCACCCGCATGCCCGCCGGCGTCATGGTGATCCTCGTCGTCTACTGCCTGCATGACCTGCCGGTCACCCAGTCCCGCGTACTGGCCCCGCTGGCCGCCCTGACCGTGACCATCGGCCTGCACCTGTGGCGCCGCAACGCCCTTCTGAGCATCCTCGCCGGAACCGCCGTGCACGTGACCCTGGCCAGTACGGTCTTCGCCCCCTGA
- a CDS encoding AzlC family ABC transporter permease: MRIRPTVADPSCPPPSPTSPLPAARTSSDARSAFQDSAPVGLGFVPLGIAFGVLVTQSGLGWWWASLSSAVVFGGSFEFLLIGMVTAAAPLASIAVSAFLVNVRHVFYTLSFPLHQVKGPLGKTYSTFALCDEAYALTAGEHARSWSGRRILWLQFFLHLYWTGGATAGALLGSLIPDSVTGLDFALTALFTVLALDAVRDPRGDLPTPALALVCALAARLLFPHQMLLAAFALFTAVLLTRRFVIGRKPTHA; the protein is encoded by the coding sequence ATGCGAATACGGCCCACCGTTGCCGACCCCTCGTGCCCGCCTCCCTCTCCCACCTCACCCCTGCCTGCCGCCCGTACGTCGTCCGACGCCCGGTCCGCGTTCCAGGACTCCGCCCCCGTGGGCCTGGGCTTCGTGCCGCTGGGCATCGCCTTCGGGGTGCTCGTCACCCAGTCCGGCCTCGGCTGGTGGTGGGCGAGCCTGTCCAGCGCGGTCGTCTTCGGCGGATCATTCGAGTTCCTGCTCATCGGGATGGTCACCGCCGCCGCCCCGCTGGCGTCGATCGCCGTGTCCGCGTTCCTGGTGAACGTCCGGCACGTCTTCTACACGCTGTCCTTCCCGCTGCACCAGGTGAAGGGGCCTCTCGGCAAGACGTACAGCACCTTCGCGCTGTGCGACGAGGCATACGCCCTGACCGCCGGGGAGCACGCCCGCTCCTGGTCCGGGCGGCGCATCCTCTGGCTGCAGTTCTTCCTGCACCTGTACTGGACGGGTGGTGCCACCGCCGGCGCCCTGCTCGGCTCCCTCATCCCGGACAGCGTCACCGGCCTGGACTTCGCGCTGACCGCCCTGTTCACCGTCCTCGCCCTCGACGCCGTCCGTGACCCGCGCGGTGACCTGCCCACTCCTGCGCTCGCCCTCGTCTGCGCCCTGGCCGCCCGCCTCCTCTTCCCCCACCAGATGCTCCTGGCCGCCTTCGCCCTGTTCACCGCCGTTCTCCTGACACGCCGCTTCGTCATCGGCAGGAAGCCCACCCATGCCTGA
- a CDS encoding Lrp/AsnC family transcriptional regulator, whose amino-acid sequence MSNKISLDAVDREILFHLRQDGRLTNVELAKRVGLTPPPCLRRVKRLEEAGVIAGYRAVIDPAALGRELEVHIDVEIFAQDRKTVEEFEDTVASYEEVVEFRRMYGRPDYFLRVAVADHAAYEAFVMGRLSGLPAVLRLESHLTMKTIKLDG is encoded by the coding sequence ATGAGCAATAAAATCAGTCTCGATGCCGTCGATCGGGAAATTCTGTTTCATCTACGCCAGGACGGCCGACTGACCAACGTGGAGCTCGCCAAACGGGTCGGTCTTACCCCGCCGCCGTGCCTGCGCCGGGTCAAGCGGCTGGAAGAGGCCGGCGTCATCGCCGGATACCGGGCCGTCATCGATCCCGCGGCTCTGGGGCGCGAACTGGAGGTCCACATCGATGTCGAGATCTTCGCCCAGGACCGCAAGACCGTCGAGGAGTTCGAGGACACCGTGGCCTCGTACGAGGAGGTCGTCGAGTTCCGTCGTATGTACGGCCGTCCCGACTATTTCCTCCGCGTCGCCGTCGCCGACCACGCCGCCTACGAAGCCTTCGTGATGGGCAGGCTCAGCGGTCTGCCCGCCGTCCTGCGCCTCGAATCCCACCTCACCATGAAGACGATCAAGCTGGACGGCTGA
- a CDS encoding acyl-CoA dehydrogenase family protein → MPIQFDVDPTIAQLAASTSAFVREVVIPAERACGGSVHDAPEDVRQTLQKGAREAGVFAPHVPERWGGHGLDLRGQAVVFEAAGYSLLGPLALNCAAPDEGNMHLLEKVATEEQQERYLRPLAAGDVRSCFAMTEPAPGAGADPRALRTTATRVSGGWRIDGRKWFISGANGAGFAIVMARTSGEPGDPGGATMFLVDAGTPGMNIVRDIETLDEALFAGHSEIVFDGCVVGDEQVLGEVGQGFAGAQVRLGPARMTHCMRWLGAARRAQDVALERAGSRMAFGSVLGDLGMVQQMLADSEIDIEASRALILRTAWELDTGSAGAAQLTSVSKTFVAEAVNRVVDRAVQICGALGISAADAPLARLLREVRPFRIYDGPSETHRFAIARRAVRPYRRPSTGPTA, encoded by the coding sequence GTGCCCATCCAGTTCGACGTCGATCCGACGATCGCCCAACTTGCCGCGTCCACCTCCGCGTTCGTACGCGAGGTGGTGATACCGGCCGAGCGCGCCTGCGGCGGGTCGGTCCACGACGCCCCCGAGGACGTGCGGCAGACCCTGCAGAAAGGCGCCCGTGAGGCGGGTGTGTTCGCTCCGCACGTGCCCGAGCGGTGGGGCGGACACGGCCTCGACCTACGGGGCCAGGCGGTGGTGTTCGAAGCGGCCGGCTACTCGCTGCTCGGGCCGCTGGCGCTGAACTGCGCGGCCCCGGACGAGGGGAACATGCACCTGCTGGAGAAGGTGGCCACGGAGGAGCAGCAGGAGCGCTATCTGCGTCCGCTCGCCGCCGGTGACGTGCGGTCCTGCTTCGCCATGACCGAGCCGGCACCGGGGGCCGGTGCCGATCCCCGCGCCCTGCGGACCACCGCGACCCGGGTGTCCGGCGGCTGGCGCATCGACGGACGCAAGTGGTTCATCAGCGGGGCGAACGGTGCCGGCTTCGCCATCGTCATGGCCCGCACCTCCGGCGAGCCGGGCGACCCGGGCGGCGCCACCATGTTCCTGGTCGACGCCGGTACGCCCGGCATGAACATCGTCCGCGACATCGAGACCCTGGACGAGGCGCTCTTCGCCGGCCACAGCGAGATCGTCTTCGACGGGTGTGTGGTGGGCGACGAGCAGGTGCTCGGCGAGGTCGGCCAGGGTTTCGCGGGCGCCCAGGTGCGGCTCGGTCCCGCCCGTATGACCCACTGCATGCGCTGGCTGGGCGCCGCCCGCCGCGCCCAGGACGTCGCCCTCGAACGGGCGGGCAGCCGCATGGCGTTCGGCTCCGTCCTCGGGGACCTCGGGATGGTGCAGCAGATGCTGGCCGACTCGGAGATCGACATCGAGGCGAGCCGCGCGCTGATCCTGCGCACCGCGTGGGAGCTGGACACCGGGTCCGCCGGAGCCGCGCAGCTCACCTCGGTGTCCAAGACCTTCGTCGCGGAGGCCGTGAACCGGGTGGTCGATCGCGCCGTCCAGATCTGCGGAGCCCTCGGCATCTCGGCCGCCGACGCCCCACTGGCCCGCCTGCTCAGGGAGGTACGCCCGTTCCGGATCTACGACGGCCCATCAGAGACACACCGCTTCGCCATAGCCCGCCGCGCGGTACGCCCGTACCGCAGACCGAGCACGGGCCCTACCGCCTGA
- a CDS encoding enoyl-CoA hydratase/isomerase family protein: protein MSNSTSPGAVRVVRHPYGVVEVRLDDPGRGNALDLATAEAMRDATAEVAADPGGAVLLRSSGGTFCVGGDLRAFAGLGEGTGAYVHAVATAAHAAILTLHDLPVPVVTAVRGAAAGGGVGLALVGDIVLAARSARFRLAYTDVGLTPDCGASWFLPRLAGPRVAADLILTNRVLTGDDAERCGLVSRSVEDGELDAAAHRTAAGLVAGAGGALRAAKGLLRGRDGTGLASHLAEEARQIAALAGTPEAQERMASFLAARGRARGSEGRDRPRAPESVS from the coding sequence ATGAGTAACTCCACGAGCCCCGGGGCGGTCCGGGTGGTCCGTCACCCCTACGGCGTCGTCGAGGTGCGGTTGGACGATCCGGGGCGGGGCAACGCCCTGGACCTGGCGACGGCCGAGGCCATGCGGGACGCGACTGCCGAGGTGGCCGCGGACCCGGGGGGCGCGGTCCTGCTGCGGTCGTCGGGCGGCACCTTCTGCGTGGGCGGTGACCTGCGCGCCTTCGCCGGTCTGGGCGAGGGGACGGGCGCCTATGTGCATGCCGTGGCGACCGCCGCGCACGCCGCGATACTGACGCTGCACGACCTGCCGGTACCGGTGGTGACCGCCGTGCGCGGCGCCGCCGCCGGCGGCGGTGTCGGCCTCGCCCTGGTGGGCGACATCGTCCTGGCGGCCCGGTCGGCGCGGTTCCGGCTGGCATACACGGACGTCGGGCTCACCCCGGACTGCGGGGCCTCCTGGTTCCTGCCCCGCCTGGCCGGCCCCCGGGTGGCGGCGGACCTGATCCTGACCAACCGGGTTCTGACCGGCGACGATGCCGAACGGTGCGGTCTGGTCTCCCGTTCCGTGGAGGACGGGGAGTTGGACGCGGCGGCGCACCGCACGGCCGCCGGGCTGGTCGCCGGGGCCGGTGGCGCACTGCGCGCGGCGAAGGGTCTGCTGCGCGGTCGCGACGGGACCGGCCTGGCCTCCCATCTGGCCGAGGAGGCGCGGCAGATCGCGGCCCTGGCGGGTACGCCGGAGGCACAGGAGCGCATGGCGTCGTTCCTCGCCGCGCGGGGCCGTGCCCGGGGCTCGGAAGGCCGGGACCGGCCCAGGGCACCGGAAAGTGTTTCTTGA